Proteins encoded within one genomic window of Enterococcus haemoperoxidus ATCC BAA-382:
- a CDS encoding peptidase U32 family protein has translation MIELIATAESIEQAEALLAVGVNTLYIGEELFGLRLPTSFSREEQRTITEKAHEVGKKVTVALNGIMHPEKMKKVPEYLAFLQEIKVDQVTVGDPGVVFVMQRDGIDIPYIYDGETLVTSSRQINFWAKRGATGAVLAREVPFEEMKAMKDNLMVPAEVLVYGATCIHQSKRPLLQNYYNFTKNDETAGKERGLFISEPKKEETHYSIYEDSHGTHIFADNDVNLIGELDKLHEHNYTKWKLDGIYAPGENFVKVAKQFVDAKEKLESGLWSHAEAQKAIDEIEALHPENRGLDIGFFDLDPDEIK, from the coding sequence ATGATTGAACTTATTGCGACTGCTGAGTCGATTGAACAAGCAGAGGCTTTGTTAGCAGTAGGGGTAAACACGTTATACATTGGAGAAGAGCTGTTCGGGTTACGCTTGCCGACGTCATTTTCTCGTGAGGAACAGCGGACTATTACTGAAAAAGCACACGAAGTCGGTAAAAAAGTAACGGTTGCATTGAATGGCATTATGCATCCTGAAAAAATGAAGAAGGTTCCGGAATATTTGGCATTTTTGCAGGAGATCAAAGTAGACCAAGTAACAGTTGGGGATCCAGGTGTTGTATTTGTGATGCAGCGTGATGGCATTGATATCCCATATATTTACGATGGCGAAACCTTAGTGACTAGCTCTCGCCAAATCAATTTTTGGGCGAAACGTGGAGCAACTGGTGCAGTATTGGCACGTGAAGTTCCTTTTGAAGAAATGAAAGCGATGAAGGATAACTTGATGGTTCCAGCTGAAGTTCTAGTGTATGGTGCTACATGCATCCACCAATCAAAACGACCATTGCTGCAAAACTACTATAATTTTACTAAAAATGATGAAACAGCTGGCAAAGAACGTGGTTTGTTTATATCAGAACCTAAAAAAGAAGAGACACACTATTCAATTTATGAAGACAGTCACGGTACGCATATTTTTGCAGATAATGATGTGAATTTAATTGGTGAACTGGACAAGCTTCATGAACATAATTACACAAAATGGAAACTTGATGGGATTTACGCGCCAGGGGAGAACTTTGTAAAAGTAGCTAAACAATTCGTAGATGCAAAAGAAAAACTCGAATCAGGTCTTTGGTCACATGCTGAGGCACAAAAAGCAATTGATGAAATCGAAGCTTTGCATCCAGAAAATCGTGGTTTAGACATTGGATTTTTTGATTTAGATCCAGACGAGATAAAATAA
- a CDS encoding peptidase U32 family protein, whose protein sequence is MTKERTLKRPEVLAPAGTLEKLKTAIHYGADAVYIGGNAYGLRSRAGNFTKEDMIEGVAFAKEHGAKVYVAANMVTHEGNQEGAGDFFREIRDVGISAVIVSDPALIEICAAEAPGLPIHLSTQASATNYETLEFWKNEGLERVVLAREVSMDEVAEIRKNTDVEIEAFIHGAMCISYSGRCTLSNHMSMRDANRGGCSQSCRWKYELYDMPFGGERTSLTNKGEVEEEFSMSAVDMAMIQHIPELIQNGVDSFKIEGRMKSIHYVSTVANVYKKAVDTYMEDPENYECKQEWIDELWKVAQRELSTGFYYHVPTDEEQLFGERRKIPQYKFIGEVMAYDPEAKVATIRQRNHFSVGDEIEFYGPGFNHFHQTVEVMYNEDGESIDRAPNPMMILTMPVEEPVAVGDMIRKKK, encoded by the coding sequence ATGACAAAAGAACGAACACTGAAGCGTCCTGAGGTCTTAGCACCAGCAGGGACGCTAGAAAAACTAAAAACAGCAATTCATTACGGAGCAGACGCAGTATACATTGGCGGAAATGCTTATGGTTTACGTAGTCGTGCAGGCAATTTCACAAAAGAAGATATGATCGAAGGTGTAGCCTTCGCTAAAGAACACGGGGCTAAAGTTTATGTAGCAGCAAATATGGTCACGCATGAAGGGAATCAAGAAGGCGCAGGGGACTTTTTCAGAGAAATCCGCGATGTTGGTATTTCTGCAGTAATCGTTTCTGATCCGGCTTTGATTGAAATTTGTGCAGCAGAAGCGCCTGGTTTACCGATTCATTTGTCTACACAAGCTTCAGCTACCAATTATGAAACATTGGAATTCTGGAAAAACGAAGGGCTAGAACGTGTTGTTTTAGCACGTGAAGTATCAATGGATGAAGTAGCCGAAATTCGTAAAAATACGGATGTTGAGATCGAAGCGTTTATTCATGGCGCAATGTGTATATCGTATTCAGGTAGATGTACGCTGTCTAATCATATGTCTATGCGTGATGCTAACCGAGGCGGCTGTTCTCAATCTTGCCGTTGGAAATATGAGCTTTATGATATGCCTTTTGGCGGTGAACGTACAAGTTTGACTAATAAAGGTGAAGTCGAAGAAGAATTTTCAATGAGTGCGGTGGATATGGCGATGATCCAACATATTCCTGAATTAATTCAAAACGGTGTTGATAGTTTTAAAATAGAAGGACGCATGAAATCAATTCACTACGTTTCAACTGTGGCGAATGTATATAAAAAAGCTGTCGATACGTATATGGAAGATCCTGAAAATTATGAATGCAAACAAGAATGGATCGATGAACTCTGGAAAGTTGCGCAAAGAGAACTTTCAACGGGTTTTTATTATCATGTACCGACAGATGAAGAACAACTATTTGGAGAGCGTCGCAAGATTCCTCAATATAAATTTATTGGGGAAGTTATGGCTTATGATCCTGAGGCAAAAGTCGCAACGATTCGTCAAAGAAACCATTTTAGTGTAGGCGATGAAATTGAATTTTATGGTCCTGGGTTCAATCACTTCCATCAAACAGTAGAAGTTATGTATAATGAAGATGGCGAGTCGATCGATCGGGCACCAAATCCAATGATGATTTTAACGATGCCGGTTGAAGAACCAGTAGCGGTTGGTGATATGATTCGTAAGAAGAAATAA
- a CDS encoding Gx transporter family protein produces MSKLQKNIYISMLVAQGVIIGLIENMIPYPFAFAPGAKLGLANLITIIAIFTMRKRDSFFLVCMRLILTTLLGGTISTFFYSASGALLSYLGMLIIMQLGPKRVSIIGISAAGGFLHNVGQLLTTCFFAQSWAPMLYLPFLSFIGLLSGIAIGIAANYLLRHVQTLRQFQLNYESTTKHKWSQYFQ; encoded by the coding sequence ATGAGCAAATTACAAAAAAACATCTATATTTCCATGTTAGTTGCCCAAGGTGTGATCATTGGCTTAATTGAAAACATGATTCCATATCCCTTTGCTTTTGCTCCAGGTGCAAAATTAGGATTGGCTAACTTGATTACAATTATTGCCATTTTTACCATGAGAAAAAGGGACAGTTTCTTTTTAGTCTGTATGCGTTTGATTTTAACTACTTTACTTGGAGGAACGATTTCTACCTTCTTTTACAGTGCTAGTGGTGCGTTACTTAGTTATTTAGGTATGCTCATCATCATGCAGCTAGGACCAAAACGTGTCAGTATTATTGGAATCAGTGCAGCTGGTGGCTTTTTGCATAACGTTGGGCAATTATTGACCACTTGTTTCTTTGCTCAATCGTGGGCTCCTATGCTATATCTCCCATTTCTTTCGTTTATCGGCTTATTATCTGGCATTGCGATAGGAATTGCGGCTAACTACTTGCTACGCCATGTTCAAACACTACGGCAATTCCAGTTAAACTATGAATCAACAACCAAACATAAATGGAGTCAATATTTCCAGTAA
- a CDS encoding ATP-dependent Clp protease ATP-binding subunit — MDELFTESAKAVLAIAQEEAKYFRHQSVGSEHLLLALVLEPNGIAGKSLRQLNADKNDIREEIEHLTGYGTVKGYPKGAYLPYSPRAKQIFAYAGDEAKRLGAPNIGTEHILLGLLRDEDILASRILLNLGLSLSKMRQLLMKKIGITDPQMSGNVGRRRNNQAQKAAPKGTPTLDSLARDLTKLARENDLDPVVGRSQEVRRLIQILSRRTKNNPVLVGEPGVGKTAIAEGLAQKIVNGEVPEDMLEKRLMMLDMGALVAGTKYRGEFEDRLKKVIDEIYQDGEVILFIDELHTLIGAGGAEGAIDASNILKPALARGELQTIGATTLDEYQKYIEKDSALERRFARVQVDEPTPEEAEEILKGLRSRYEEHHGVEITDDALHAAVQLSVRYINSRQLPDKAIDLMDESSAKVRLDLADEPSEINNLRVDIARLVQEKEEAIQSQSFESAARLRQKEKKLARKLENILLLEQKEASGYANQVTEQDVANVVSQWTGVPLQQLEKKESERLLELESILHHRVVGQDEAVQAVSRAIRRARSGLKDPDRPIGSFMFLGPTGVGKTELAKALAETMFGSEDALVRVDMSEFMEKYSTSRLIGSPPGYVGYEEGGQLTEKIRQKPYSVILLDEVEKAHPDVFNILLQVLDDGHLTDSKGRKVDFRNTILIMTSNIGATAIREEKNVGFNVKDLTKDYDAMQKRIMEELKKAFRPEFLNRVDETVVFRSLDQEEIHEIVKIMSKSIIKRLREQDVNVKITAAAIEVIGKVGFDPEYGARPIRRALQKEVEDRLSEALLSGQIHLGDKVTVGASKGKITLNVKSPKPKQVLQTI, encoded by the coding sequence ATGGATGAATTATTTACAGAAAGTGCCAAGGCGGTATTAGCTATTGCACAAGAAGAAGCAAAATATTTTAGGCATCAATCTGTGGGCTCAGAACATTTGTTGTTGGCGTTAGTTTTAGAGCCAAATGGAATTGCCGGGAAGTCATTACGTCAGTTGAACGCAGATAAAAACGATATTCGTGAAGAAATCGAACATTTAACTGGCTATGGGACCGTGAAAGGATATCCTAAAGGTGCTTATTTACCGTATTCTCCTCGTGCAAAACAAATTTTTGCTTATGCAGGCGATGAAGCGAAGCGTTTGGGTGCACCAAATATCGGAACGGAACATATTTTGCTAGGTTTATTAAGAGATGAAGATATCTTGGCTTCACGCATTTTATTGAATTTAGGTTTAAGTTTATCTAAAATGCGTCAGCTATTAATGAAGAAAATAGGTATTACTGATCCGCAAATGAGTGGGAATGTAGGACGCCGGCGCAATAATCAAGCTCAAAAAGCTGCGCCAAAAGGAACACCAACCTTGGATTCATTAGCGCGGGATTTAACGAAATTAGCACGTGAAAATGATTTAGATCCTGTTGTTGGACGTTCACAAGAGGTTAGACGTTTAATTCAAATTCTAAGTCGCCGTACAAAGAATAATCCTGTTTTAGTTGGCGAACCTGGTGTCGGTAAGACTGCGATTGCTGAAGGACTAGCACAAAAAATTGTGAATGGTGAAGTTCCTGAAGATATGCTGGAAAAACGTTTGATGATGTTGGACATGGGTGCTTTAGTTGCCGGTACTAAGTATCGTGGTGAATTTGAAGATCGACTAAAAAAAGTAATCGATGAAATTTATCAAGATGGCGAAGTGATTTTGTTTATCGATGAATTGCATACCTTAATCGGTGCAGGTGGTGCTGAAGGTGCGATCGATGCATCAAATATTTTAAAACCAGCACTTGCAAGAGGAGAATTGCAAACGATCGGCGCAACAACACTAGATGAATACCAAAAATATATCGAAAAAGATTCAGCTTTGGAACGTCGTTTTGCTCGAGTACAAGTTGATGAACCAACACCGGAAGAAGCAGAAGAGATTTTAAAAGGTTTGCGTTCTCGCTATGAAGAACATCATGGTGTAGAAATCACAGATGACGCCTTACATGCGGCGGTTCAATTATCTGTACGCTACATTAATTCTCGCCAATTACCAGACAAAGCAATTGATCTGATGGATGAGTCATCAGCTAAAGTTCGTTTAGATTTGGCAGATGAACCTTCTGAAATCAATAATTTGCGCGTGGACATTGCTCGTTTAGTTCAAGAAAAAGAAGAAGCGATTCAGTCACAGTCTTTTGAAAGTGCAGCCAGACTACGCCAAAAAGAGAAAAAATTAGCCCGTAAATTAGAAAACATTCTACTATTAGAACAAAAAGAAGCTTCTGGTTATGCTAACCAAGTGACAGAGCAAGATGTTGCGAATGTTGTTTCACAATGGACAGGCGTGCCGTTACAACAGTTAGAGAAAAAAGAAAGTGAACGTTTACTTGAATTAGAAAGTATTTTACATCATCGAGTAGTCGGTCAGGATGAAGCTGTCCAAGCTGTGTCACGTGCAATCCGTCGAGCTCGCAGTGGGTTAAAAGATCCAGATAGACCAATTGGTTCATTTATGTTCTTAGGCCCAACAGGAGTGGGTAAAACAGAGCTTGCCAAAGCGTTAGCTGAAACGATGTTCGGTAGTGAAGATGCCCTTGTTCGAGTGGATATGTCTGAATTTATGGAGAAATACAGTACTAGTCGTTTGATCGGTTCTCCTCCAGGTTATGTGGGTTATGAAGAAGGCGGTCAGTTAACTGAAAAAATCCGTCAAAAACCTTATTCTGTCATTTTATTGGATGAAGTAGAAAAAGCGCATCCAGATGTCTTCAATATTCTCTTACAAGTATTAGATGATGGTCATTTGACCGATTCTAAAGGACGTAAAGTTGATTTTAGAAATACGATTTTGATCATGACATCAAATATTGGGGCAACAGCGATTCGTGAAGAAAAAAATGTCGGTTTCAACGTTAAAGACCTGACAAAAGATTATGATGCGATGCAAAAACGAATCATGGAAGAATTGAAAAAAGCGTTCCGTCCAGAGTTCTTGAACCGTGTGGATGAGACAGTTGTCTTCCGTTCATTGGATCAAGAAGAAATCCATGAAATCGTGAAAATTATGAGCAAATCCATCATTAAGCGTTTGAGAGAGCAAGATGTCAATGTGAAGATCACAGCAGCTGCCATCGAAGTGATTGGAAAAGTCGGCTTTGATCCAGAATATGGCGCACGGCCGATTAGACGAGCTTTACAAAAAGAGGTTGAGGATCGTTTAAGTGAGGCATTACTTTCCGGTCAAATCCATTTAGGTGATAAAGTAACGGTTGGTGCAAGTAAAGGCAAGATAACATTGAATGTTAAATCACCTAAACCTAAACAAGTATTACAAACAATTTAA
- a CDS encoding NusG domain II-containing protein yields the protein MNFKEFIQKSYIRPWDIVIILLLTISSFLPLVVFGIQNTAQDDAAKQAVLKVDGEVIKVFELKEDGPTYTYKYEAADGDYNLIEVSGDRIRMVETNCGDQICVQRGWISKAGETPIACLPHNLFITVEASDGSEDGSLIY from the coding sequence TTGAATTTTAAAGAATTTATTCAAAAAAGTTATATACGTCCGTGGGATATTGTTATTATTTTACTTTTAACGATCAGTTCTTTCTTGCCCCTTGTTGTTTTTGGCATACAAAATACCGCCCAAGACGATGCAGCAAAACAAGCCGTCTTGAAAGTAGATGGTGAAGTCATCAAAGTTTTTGAGCTAAAAGAAGATGGCCCAACTTATACATACAAATATGAAGCAGCTGATGGCGATTACAACTTAATCGAAGTCAGTGGAGACAGAATCCGTATGGTTGAAACTAACTGCGGAGATCAAATTTGCGTACAACGAGGATGGATATCCAAAGCAGGAGAAACACCGATTGCTTGTTTACCACATAATCTATTCATCACAGTTGAAGCTTCTGACGGGAGTGAGGATGGCAGTTTGATTTACTAA
- the gor gene encoding glutathione-disulfide reductase, giving the protein MVKQYDYIVIGGGSGGIASANRAGMHGASVLLIEAADIGGTCVNVGCVPKKVMWQASSMMEMMRRDTQGYGFDVDVKDFSFKKLVQNREAYINNLHAAYHRGLDSNKVDVLSEYATFVDDHTIEAGGEMYTAPHILIATGGRPKKLGIPGEEYAIDSNGFFALEELPKRVVFIGAGYIAAELAGTLHGLGAETHWAFRKERPLREFDEMLSEKVVEHYSEDGMHIYPHSTPRSIEKFESGELMITFENGTKIIADSIVFGTGRQPNTDTLGLENTHIELTDKGYVKVDKFQNTTQSGVYAVGDVIGKIDLTPVAIAAGRRLSERLFNGKEHEYLDYETIPTVVFTHPPVATVGLTEKEAEEKYGDENIKIYQSTFTPMYFALGEYRQKCDMKLVCVGEEEKIVGLHGIGLGVDEMLQGFAVAVKMGATKKDFDNTVAIHPTGSEEFVTMR; this is encoded by the coding sequence ATGGTAAAACAATATGATTACATCGTAATCGGTGGCGGTAGTGGTGGAATTGCTTCTGCCAATCGTGCAGGGATGCATGGGGCCAGCGTTTTATTGATTGAAGCCGCAGATATTGGCGGAACGTGTGTCAATGTTGGGTGTGTGCCTAAAAAAGTAATGTGGCAAGCAAGTTCGATGATGGAAATGATGAGACGAGATACACAAGGATACGGATTTGACGTGGATGTAAAAGACTTCAGTTTTAAAAAACTTGTTCAAAATCGTGAAGCATATATCAATAATTTACATGCAGCGTATCATCGCGGATTAGATAGTAACAAAGTAGACGTTTTATCTGAGTATGCAACGTTTGTGGATGATCATACGATTGAAGCAGGTGGAGAAATGTATACAGCTCCTCATATTTTGATTGCTACTGGCGGACGTCCTAAAAAATTGGGCATTCCTGGTGAAGAATATGCAATAGATTCTAATGGCTTTTTTGCTTTAGAAGAGCTACCGAAACGAGTCGTATTTATTGGCGCAGGTTATATAGCAGCTGAACTTGCTGGAACACTTCACGGATTAGGTGCTGAAACACATTGGGCATTTCGTAAAGAGCGTCCGTTGCGAGAATTCGATGAAATGCTTTCTGAAAAAGTGGTTGAGCATTATAGCGAAGATGGTATGCATATTTATCCTCACTCAACTCCTCGTTCGATTGAGAAGTTTGAATCTGGAGAATTGATGATCACTTTTGAAAACGGGACTAAAATTATAGCTGACAGTATCGTATTCGGAACGGGTCGCCAACCAAACACGGATACTTTAGGTTTAGAAAATACTCATATTGAACTAACAGATAAAGGTTATGTAAAAGTCGACAAATTTCAAAATACAACACAATCTGGTGTGTATGCTGTTGGAGATGTGATTGGTAAAATCGATTTAACACCTGTTGCTATCGCAGCAGGGAGAAGACTTTCAGAACGTTTATTTAATGGAAAAGAACACGAATATTTAGACTATGAAACAATTCCGACGGTTGTCTTTACTCATCCGCCAGTTGCTACGGTTGGTCTAACTGAAAAAGAAGCAGAAGAAAAATACGGTGACGAGAATATCAAGATCTACCAATCAACGTTTACTCCAATGTATTTTGCACTAGGAGAGTACCGCCAAAAATGCGATATGAAATTAGTGTGTGTTGGCGAAGAGGAAAAAATTGTTGGACTACATGGTATTGGTCTTGGCGTTGATGAGATGTTGCAAGGCTTTGCAGTCGCTGTTAAAATGGGTGCTACGAAGAAGGATTTCGATAATACGGTAGCGATTCATCCGACAGGTTCTGAAGAATTTGTGACGATGAGATAA
- a CDS encoding NAD(P)/FAD-dependent oxidoreductase, with protein MTKQKIVVVGAGYAGVSATKFLAKKLKKDSDVEITLIDRHSYHTMMTELHEVAGGRVEPSAIQYDLQRLFSRKKNVTLVTDTVTGIDKDKKVVQTKLGSYEFDQLIIGMGGEPNDFGTPGVKEHGFTLWSFENSLKIREHILETVEKAAIEPDPEVRKAMLTFVVCGSGFTGIEMVGELIDWKDRLAKEFKLDPNEFTLMVVEAMPTILNMLSRNDAAKAERYLEKKNVKLLLNAPIVEVAADHIKLKDGSSVATHTLIWTAGVKATSDAADFGLESARGNRLIANEYMQAKGYEDKNIYIVGDLVYYEEFPETPTPQIVQAAEQTGHTAAANIVADIKGSEKHKFKGNYQGFMVSVGSKWGVANLFDKIHLSGFLAIIMKHIVNLKYFFDIRSGYYMFQYIMHEFFHIKDDRNVTRGHSSRYGNVLWSVPLRVFYGMVWLVESMKKIVGTGDYLKPSTWFGEGSWFTDKVAFPFPWLQEQVTTGASAAGGGAEATETTAKAAQFGLSYAYGEEPMQVFDHMPKWFESVMKFMMPNQEVALFMQKFMTIVEVLIALALIAGLFTWLSSAATIGLTIAFCLSGMFYWVNIWFIFVAFALMNGSGRALGLDRWVIPWVQRTLGKWWYGTPKSRYGSK; from the coding sequence ATGACAAAGCAAAAAATTGTCGTTGTGGGAGCTGGTTATGCTGGAGTTTCAGCTACTAAATTTTTAGCCAAAAAATTGAAAAAAGATTCTGACGTTGAGATTACTTTAATTGATCGTCATTCTTACCACACCATGATGACTGAGTTGCATGAAGTAGCTGGAGGACGTGTTGAGCCTTCTGCGATTCAATATGACTTGCAACGTTTATTCTCACGTAAAAAGAATGTTACTCTTGTAACAGACACTGTAACTGGTATCGATAAAGACAAAAAAGTCGTTCAAACGAAGTTAGGTTCTTATGAATTTGACCAATTGATCATCGGTATGGGTGGCGAGCCAAATGATTTTGGTACTCCTGGAGTTAAAGAACATGGATTTACTTTATGGTCTTTTGAAAACTCTCTGAAAATTCGTGAACATATCTTGGAAACAGTTGAAAAAGCTGCAATCGAGCCAGATCCAGAAGTCCGTAAAGCGATGCTGACATTTGTTGTCTGTGGTTCAGGATTTACTGGTATCGAAATGGTCGGCGAATTGATCGACTGGAAAGATCGTCTTGCAAAAGAATTTAAACTTGACCCTAATGAATTTACATTAATGGTCGTTGAAGCAATGCCAACAATCTTAAACATGCTTTCTCGTAATGATGCAGCAAAAGCTGAACGTTATTTAGAAAAGAAAAATGTGAAATTGTTGCTTAACGCACCAATCGTTGAAGTAGCTGCGGACCATATCAAATTAAAAGATGGTTCTTCTGTTGCAACTCACACATTGATCTGGACTGCTGGTGTTAAAGCAACTTCTGATGCTGCTGACTTCGGTTTAGAATCAGCTCGTGGCAATCGTTTGATTGCAAATGAATACATGCAAGCGAAAGGCTACGAAGACAAAAATATTTATATCGTCGGTGACTTGGTATATTACGAAGAATTTCCTGAAACGCCAACACCACAAATCGTTCAAGCTGCTGAACAAACTGGTCATACAGCCGCTGCAAATATCGTAGCTGACATCAAAGGTAGCGAAAAACACAAATTCAAAGGAAATTATCAAGGGTTCATGGTTTCTGTCGGCTCTAAATGGGGTGTGGCAAACTTATTTGATAAAATTCACCTTAGCGGTTTCTTAGCAATCATTATGAAGCACATCGTTAACTTGAAATATTTCTTTGATATCCGTTCTGGTTATTACATGTTCCAATACATTATGCACGAGTTCTTCCATATTAAAGACGACCGTAATGTAACACGTGGACATTCATCTCGTTATGGTAATGTTTTATGGAGCGTTCCGTTGCGTGTATTCTATGGTATGGTTTGGTTAGTCGAATCTATGAAGAAAATTGTCGGGACTGGCGATTACTTGAAGCCAAGCACTTGGTTTGGTGAGGGGTCATGGTTCACTGATAAAGTTGCCTTCCCATTCCCTTGGTTACAAGAACAAGTAACAACTGGTGCATCTGCTGCAGGTGGTGGCGCTGAGGCAACTGAAACGACAGCTAAAGCTGCTCAATTTGGTTTAAGCTATGCCTATGGTGAAGAGCCAATGCAAGTATTTGATCATATGCCTAAATGGTTTGAAAGTGTTATGAAATTTATGATGCCTAACCAAGAAGTTGCTTTGTTCATGCAAAAATTCATGACAATTGTTGAAGTGTTGATCGCTTTAGCATTGATTGCTGGATTATTTACTTGGTTAAGTAGTGCCGCTACAATTGGTTTAACGATTGCATTCTGTCTATCAGGTATGTTCTACTGGGTAAACATTTGGTTTATCTTTGTAGCATTTGCTTTGATGAATGGTTCTGGGCGCGCACTTGGTTTAGACCGCTGGGTTATCCCTTGGGTACAACGTACACTAGGTAAATGGTGGTATGGAACACCTAAATCTAGATACGGTAGTAAATAA
- a CDS encoding CtsR family transcriptional regulator gives MSNQNTSDLIEAYLKKILEESSKIEIRRAEMAHLFNCVPSQINYVINTRFTIQRGYSVESKRGGGGYIRIAKVQISDSDQLLKQIAKFTGDGLSEKDALIFVQKLYEEDVITKREGNLMLSVLGKSVLGKAGSNEDYLRAQLMHSFLERLSYEEE, from the coding sequence ATGAGTAATCAAAATACTTCGGATTTAATAGAGGCATATTTAAAGAAGATTCTTGAAGAAAGCAGTAAGATTGAGATTCGCAGAGCTGAAATGGCTCATTTATTCAATTGTGTTCCCTCCCAGATTAATTATGTTATTAACACACGTTTTACAATTCAACGTGGCTATTCTGTTGAGAGTAAACGTGGTGGTGGCGGCTATATTAGGATCGCCAAAGTTCAGATTTCTGATAGTGATCAATTGCTAAAACAAATTGCCAAATTTACGGGGGATGGACTTTCAGAAAAAGACGCACTGATTTTTGTCCAAAAGTTATATGAAGAAGACGTGATTACCAAAAGAGAAGGTAATCTGATGTTGTCTGTTCTTGGAAAATCAGTTTTAGGTAAAGCTGGATCAAATGAAGATTATTTACGTGCTCAATTGATGCATTCATTTTTAGAACGTTTGAGTTACGAGGAGGAATGA
- a CDS encoding polyprenyl synthetase family protein — translation MNIHPMWKKYPELAKDLNSTLKLMENSVNLKNKEVENAVMSMIHSGGKLLRPAYQLLFSQFGEKREGKKAVALAAAIELLHTATLIHDDIVDDADIRRGLPTIRSQFGNSTAVYAGDYLFVSCFKLLADYSSSLKSIQLNSRSMEKILSGELGQMDNRYNLGMTIDQYLENISGKTAELFSLSCFVGAYESGTSDRFAKNCGKIGENIGIAFQIIDDVLDYTQSPEQIGKPVLEDVRQGIYSLPLLYALEDGREMLLPYLEKGEELTDSETNKIYELVHSFGGVAKAQKLAEKYTQQALKGINKLPETSTDAKNELLTITQAILARTN, via the coding sequence ATGAACATTCATCCAATGTGGAAAAAATATCCTGAACTAGCAAAAGATTTAAACAGCACACTAAAGCTAATGGAAAATAGTGTTAATTTAAAAAACAAAGAGGTCGAAAATGCGGTCATGTCTATGATCCATTCTGGTGGTAAATTGTTGCGACCAGCCTATCAACTTTTATTTTCACAATTTGGTGAAAAAAGAGAAGGAAAAAAAGCTGTTGCCTTGGCAGCGGCTATCGAGTTACTTCACACTGCAACCCTGATCCACGATGATATCGTAGATGATGCAGATATCAGACGCGGCTTACCAACTATACGATCTCAATTCGGCAATAGCACGGCGGTTTACGCCGGCGATTATTTATTTGTCAGCTGTTTTAAATTATTAGCTGATTACTCCTCTTCTTTAAAGAGTATCCAGCTGAACTCCAGAAGCATGGAAAAAATATTGAGTGGCGAATTGGGCCAAATGGACAATCGCTATAATCTTGGCATGACGATCGATCAGTACCTTGAAAATATTTCTGGTAAAACTGCAGAACTTTTTTCATTAAGCTGCTTTGTGGGTGCCTATGAAAGTGGAACATCAGATCGATTTGCTAAAAATTGCGGAAAAATCGGGGAAAATATTGGGATTGCTTTTCAAATCATTGATGATGTTTTAGATTATACACAAAGTCCTGAACAAATCGGTAAACCTGTTCTAGAAGATGTCCGTCAAGGGATTTATTCACTGCCACTTTTATATGCTTTAGAAGACGGTCGTGAAATGTTACTTCCTTACCTTGAAAAAGGAGAAGAACTAACTGATTCTGAAACAAATAAAATCTACGAACTCGTCCATTCATTTGGCGGTGTTGCTAAAGCACAGAAACTGGCAGAAAAATATACACAACAAGCATTAAAAGGGATTAATAAATTACCTGAAACATCTACTGATGCTAAAAATGAATTGTTAACAATCACACAGGCGATTCTTGCACGAACAAATTAA